In the genome of Palaemon carinicauda isolate YSFRI2023 chromosome 15, ASM3689809v2, whole genome shotgun sequence, one region contains:
- the LOC137653953 gene encoding uncharacterized protein, which yields MVTSPHNPQSNDPAKAAVNSIKHLILKTASSGKINCGDFDHGLLEVRNTPNFTGRSPAQVLYGRPLRPCILAHPKAFSKEWQVKTEDCDCHAAARYGQVKIQYDQQAHLLPKLSVRQQVSDSRPDLSSLGQSWH from the coding sequence ATGGTAACATCACCTCACAATCCGCAGTCAAATGATCCCGCCAAAGCCGCTGTGAATTCAATTAAGCACCTCATCCTGAAAACAGCCTCGTCTGGCAAAATCAATTGTGGAGATTTTGACCATGGCTTGTTGGAGGTCAGGAATACTCCTAATTTTACAGGACGCTCCCCTGCCCAGGTCCTATATGGCCGACCTCTTAGGCCATGTATTCTTGCCCATCCAAAAGCATTCTCCAAGGAATGGCAGGTCAAGACTGAAGACTGTGACTGCCATGCTGCTGCCCGCTATGGGCAGGTAAAGATCCAGTATGACCAGCAAGCCCACCTCCTACCAAAGTTGAGTGTCAGACAGCAAGTTTCGGATTCAAGACCTGACCTCTCATCATTGGGACAAAGTTGGCATTGA